GCTCTCGACGATGCCGGGCCTGGTCATCTTCGTGGCCGTCATGGGCTTCAACCTGCTCGGCGACGCGCTCCGGGACGCGCTGGACGTCTGGGAATGAGGCTCTTGCCGACGGCGATAGTTCATTTCCGGCTGAATTCATGGTAATATTCATGCCATGAAAACTACCATTGATGCCACCGGGCGTTTGGTCATTCCCAAAGACATCCGCCGAGAGGCCGGGCTCAAGCCCGGCATGCCGCTCGAGGTCCGCTGGGCAGAGGGACGGATCGAGATCGCCCCTGCACCGTTGCCCGTCAAGCTCGTGCGCCGGGGCCGGCTGCTGGTCGCGGTTCCCCGAGAGGATGTGAC
This portion of the Candidatus Methylomirabilota bacterium genome encodes:
- a CDS encoding AbrB/MazE/SpoVT family DNA-binding domain-containing protein yields the protein MKTTIDATGRLVIPKDIRREAGLKPGMPLEVRWAEGRIEIAPAPLPVKLVRRGRLLVAVPREDVT